One Gemmatimonadota bacterium genomic window, ATATTAAATAATTTTAACAACTAAAAATAACTCCCCCAAAAAACACCCACGCCGGTGGGGTATGACGATACGCCGATGTTGCCCAATCAACCGTGGCGCGTTCACGATAAGAATCGTCCAGCACCGCGCGTGGTGACGCCGGGTGCCAGTGCAGGTGATGCGCCATCGGATGCCGTGGTGCTATTTGATGGTACGGATTTGTCCAGTTGGCAGAGTCGCGATGGTGGAGATCCAACCTGGACAGTGGAGAATGGGTATGTAGAGGTGAATCCCCGTACGGGAAATATCCAGACAAAAGATGAGTTTGGAAGCGCTCAGTTGCACATAGAGTTTGCCTGTCCGTCAGAAGTGCGCGGCAGCAGTCAGGGGCGGGGAAATAGCGGTGTGTTTTTGATCGGGAAATACGAGGTGCAGGTGCTGGATGGATATGACAATCCGACGTATTCCGATGGTACGACGGGCGCGATTTACAGTCAGTTTTCGCCGCTGGTGAATGCGACGCGCCCACCGGGTGAGTGGCAGGCTTATGATATTGTTTTTGAAACACCGGAATACGATGGCGATACGCTGGTGAAGCCCGCGTATTTGACGGTGTTTTTGAACGGTGTTGTGCTGCACAATCGCAAAGAGGCTATGGGACCGACCGGGCACAGGAATGTGTCGAATTACGATACGCCACACGGACCTACCGGGCCGTTGATGCTACAAGATCACGGCGATCCCGTGCGCTATCGCAATATCTGGATCCGTCCATTGACCGATTATGATGAGGGGTAGAGCGAGCCTATCATTGGTATCATAATTAGAGAGTCGATCCGGAAATGGATCGGCTCTTTTGTTTTTTATTACTGAGGTGTAAGCCGGTGAATGTGATTGAGATCACTGAGATATTGTTGTTCAGATTCCCACAGGTTTCTTGCCTGCTGCGCCCGCGACCAAAATTCTGGGGAATTGCCAAATAGACGGGATAATCGAAGGGCCATGAGAGGTGTGACAGCGCGTTTTTCTTTTAATAGATCATGAACCGTTTGACGCGAAACACCCAGAGCAGAAGCGAGTGAGGTTGGGGTCAAATGATAATCGGGCATGAAATCTTCTCGAAGCATCTCGCCGGGATGTGTTGGCGGGATTTCACGTTTGTGGATGTTGGGTATGGACATATTTTTAATGTAATGCGCCACATGACAGTTGTCAAACCTAACAAAAAAATATTACGCTCTTTTCGGTTGACATCACATGGTTTCACCCGTTTTTTTAACACGGAAAAATAAAGAGATATTCGGCTTTTTTGAGGAGTAATAATTATTATGGGTGAATTGCTTCGCGTTGAACATCTTCGGGCTGAGTCTGGGCAGCGCACGGATGGCTATTTGAAGGTGGCTGAGATGCAGGATGGGTCGCCTGCGCGCGTTCCAGTATCCCTGATCAATGGTGCTGAGGAAGGACCGACGGTTTATTTGCAGGCGATTAGCGATGGGGATGAGTTAAATGGCATTAGCGTGATTCGACAGGTGTTGAAACGGCTGGATCCAACGGTGATGAGCGGACGGGTTATTGCGGTGTTGATTGTCAATTTCCACGCGTTTCACGCGCATCAGGCATTTAGTCCGGTTGATGAAAAAAAGATGAATCGGTGTTTTCCCGGGCGTAAAGATGGTACGTCGAGCGAGCGCATTGCCTTTCGGTTATTTCACAATGCGGTGCTGCAGTCCGATTATTGTATTGATTTGCACCAGGGGGGGCGCCGGCCGATGATTGACGAGGTGCGCGTGCGGGTGGATCGGCGCAAGCGCATTCACCGCGTGTGTATGGAGATGGCTCAGGTGTTTGGTATTGGCTATATTCTCGACCAGCGCGGTCCCGAAGGCCAACTCGCGCGTTCTGCTCCCGATGAGGGGATTCCGACGATTGATCCCGAACTGGGTGGGTGTCTCGGCTGGGATAGGGAGAGCATTCAAAAGGGTATTACGGGTGTCGAGAATGTGTTGAAGTATTACGGGGTTATACCGGGCGAGCCGTTTATACCCAGGAAGCAAGTGGTGGTGGATGGGTTTTTGACGGTGTTGGCCAATCGGGGTGGATTTATAGAGTTTCACGCGCAGCACTACGATCATTTGCAAAAGGACGATCCCGTTGCGGATATCACCGATCCGTTTGGCAATGTGCTCGAGACATTGCGCGCGCCAGAGGAGTCGATTTTCTGGTCGGAAAATTTGCTGCCGATGGTATCAAGTGGTCAGATGGTGGCGACTCTGGGAAAGAATATTCGATATGTCTAAAACACCATTAAAATTTAAACTTTAACCGAAATTTTGCCGCGCCGTTTTCATCGATACCCGCCTCCACTTCAGCCCAATCTACCCGACTGAGATGGGCATCCACATAAGCATCTCCCACGCTGTAGAGCACAATCCCGATAGTTGAGAAGAGGTACAGGTTCCGTTCCTGAGTGCCCCGATCTTTGATCTGTTTGCGACGCGCGACCCATGCGATGGCCGAAGCTATCTCTGCAGTTGCAATTACACTGCCTTTTACGCGCTTGCCATTGTAAAATTGTCCCCATCCCGGTAGTGCGATGGACCGCAAGACCGCACCGCGCACGCGGTGGTCCGATGCGAGAGAATCGGGCTGAGATTCCGCACTCCAGGAAGGGACACTCGCGAAGAAAAGCGCGAGAATGAGTAATAATCCTTTATTACACCCTTTCCACATACACGTAATACGCTCCCAGCGAAATGCCGTTTCCATCGGTGAGTTCGGTTTCGAGGCTCGTTTCACCAGCCTGGAGGGTGCAGGTGAAGGCGATGCCTTTGTCTTCTGAGCCGATGGATTGCGATTGTTCTTCTCCCGCGACTTTGATGCGGGCGGTGCTGACGGGGATTGCATTGCCGCCGTAATAGGGCGTGAGTTTGCCGGGGATGCCTTCGGTGATGGCGCGATCTTCTTCGCGGGGCCATCGGCGCAGTTCAAAGGTGTAATCACCCGCTTCGGCTACGTCGATTGCCCAGCGACCATTGCATTCCATCCCGCGTCGGATCGCACCCTGATTCCAAGCCGAATCACTGTTTTCGTTGTGCCAATCGTGGGTTGTGATTACGGAGATCGGTTCGCTTTCAGAGCCGACGATGATGGGTACGTCTTCGCCAAAGCGTTCGGAGACAAGTGCCCACCAGTCTTCGTATTGTTGGCGCAGTTCTGCGACGACATCGGGATGTTGCTCGGCGACATTGTGGCGTTGTCCGTGGTCGTTATCCATGTCGTAGAGTTCTTCGCCGTTGATGAGCCGCCAGCGCTGTGTCATGGTCGCGCATTTGCGCCATTTGATGGGGTTTTCCACGCGCTGAGAGTCCGTGACGATTGTGCGTTCGGGCCAGTTGTCCGTGCCTTCGAGGAGGGGGCTAACGCTGGTGCCATTGATGCGTTCGCGGGCTCCGTCGGAGATGGGGACGTCACAGAGGTCGCAAAGGGTGGGTAAGAAGTCGATGTTGGCAATGAGGGTATCGATATCGCGTCCGCTGGTATATCCCCCCGCGGGCCAGTGAAAGAAGAAGGGGACGCGATGTCCGCCTTCGTATTCCGAGCCTTTTTTCCCGCGCATGCCATCGTTAAAACCATCTGTGACATAGCCATTGCCGTCGAGGGTGCAGCCATTGGCGGTGCCATTGTCGGTCATGAAGATGAAGATGGTGTTTTCTTCCAATTCCTTTTCGCGGAGGAAGTCGCGCATGAGGCCGACGTTTTCGTCGATGTTGGTGATCATGCCGTAAAAGCGGTCGCGCTGGCCGGGCAAGCCGTCGCTGTTGTAGAGTTCGCGGTAGTGATCGGCTATGTTGAAGGGACCGTGCGGCGCGTTGGTGGGGATGTAGCAGAAGAAGGGCGTGTCGCCACAGTCTTCGATGAATTTTTTGGCTTCGTCAAACCAGATGTCCGTGCAGTAGCCTCTGAATTTTTCAGGTACGCCGTTGCGGAAGTACGTGTCGTTGAAATAGGTATTGCCCCAGTAGTCAGGGGTCTGGTGTACGCCGCCGCCACCGTGGTAAACGACCGTGTCAAAGCCCCGGTTATGTGGGTGAAATGGATAGTTGTCGCCGAGATGCCATTTGCCAAACATGCCGGTACGATATCCCGCTGCTTTGAAGAAGTCGGCGATGGTGGTTTCGTCTTTGCGCAATAGCGAGCGACCTGCGATGGTGTGCCATACGCCTGTGCAGTTGCAATAGCGTCCCGTCATGATGCCTGCCCGGGTGGGCGCGCAGGTAGGACCGACGTGATAATTGGTAAATCGCACGCTTTCGGTATAAAGCTCGTCGAGGTTGGGCGTCTGGATGATGTCATTGCCGTGGCATCCAAGGTCGCTATAGCCCTGATCATCGGTAATTACAAAGACTACGTTGGGAGAAGACATAGGTATAAAGACTCCTTTCAGGACAGTAGTGGGGCTACGTATTCGGGTGAATATCTCAAGCAGCGGTAGATGACGGGTCGTCCGTTTTCGTGGCGATAGGGGTTGATAAACTCCCAGACGATTTCTCCATCTGGTGTGACTTCAAAAAGTCGGGTTTTACCGCCTTCGCATATCAGGGTGTTGCCGTTGGGCAGGCGCTGGGCACCGGAAATGGCCGCGCTGAAGAACGCTTCTTTGGGGTCTGCGACGTATTCCCATTCGATGGTTTCGGTGAGGAGATTGAGTTCAATCACGCGAGAATATCCGCGCAGGGTGCCGTTGTCGAAGATCAGGACGTTGCCGTTTGCGAGTATGTGGGGTTTGTGCTGCCCGTCAATGATGCCGGGTCCCCATGCCCAGACAATGTCGCCGGTGTCGTAGTCAATCACGCCTATGACGTCGTTGCTGCGGTAGGAGAAGAAGATGTTGCCGGGTTTGAAGCGCGCGTCACCCTCGTTTTTATGAGGTGGAATGAGCTGGAGCGTGTTGTTGTGCGCCCAGTCAAATGCAAATCGTCCGGTAGCACGATCCAGAACGTGTTGCCATGCTTCGGGAGATAGACAGGCTTCGAGGTCCTCCAGATGTTCTTCGCCTTTCCACTCCCAGACCAGTTCTTTGTCTCGCGTAATCTCAATCATATACGGGTGGCGCTTGAGTTCAGGTCCCAGGGGCGGGCACATGGTTTCGTTGAGTGTGTGGATGAGCAGATTGCCGTTGTCGCGCACCTGATAGTCGTGGTCGGTGCGGCAGCGCACGCGCCAGACGAGTGTGCTGTCGGGATCGTATTCAAAAATGCCGACATTGCTGCACTGCGTGACGCCCGAACGGTCGTGGGTGGGCACCAGGAGATGGCCGTTGGGCAGCAATCGACAGTGGGACTGGACGGTGTGTTGCGTGAGGTGCCAGGTATGGGCGGGTTCTCCGTTCATGTCGATGAGGTACACTACGGCTTCTTTGCCGACTTCCCAGTTTGGTTCCGCAAAGGTTTCTGAAAAGAGGGTGTATCCTTCATAAGCTTTGTTGGGTTTATGCTGTGTGATGCCTGACATTTCAAGCGGTCTCCTTCGCCAGGCCCCATTCCGCGCGGTATTCTTCGATGGACTTGCGTTCGGACAGATCTGCTTTGGGTATTACGTCGGGGTCTTTGCCCATGTGTCGCTGGTCCGTGGCTTCTGTGGCGAGTTGGTAGCGCGTGTCGCTGCTGATGCGAAAGCGGTTGGTGGTGTTTTCGAGAGAGGCGTGCATGAAGTACATGCCGAAAATGACGACATCGCCTGCCTGAAATGGCGTGGCTGCCCATGTGGTGCCGAGGGTTTCTATGACATCGTAGGGGTCGTTGGAGAATGCGCCTTGAATCAGGTCGTCGTGTGCATCCGATGCGCCGTAGGTATTGCGGAGATGTTCGAGTTTGTGTGATCCCAGGCAGAGGGCGAGTGGTCCCATGTCGAGCGAGATATCGCCCAGAGCTGTCCACATGGTATAGAGATTGTTGGTGCCTGCGCCCATATATACAATGTCGCAGTGCATTCCTGCATTGCCTCCCGTTCTGACGGCGCGCAGCCATTTGTGATCGAGCGAGAGGGCGGGACCACCCAAAAAGCGACCGAAGAAGTCCATTGTGTTTTTGCCATCGACGATGTTGAGAAAGCCGGGCCATGTTTTGACCAGGCTGTCTTTGAAGCGCATGGAGCGTTTTCTATCGCCGATGATGGCATCTTCAAGTGTCGATCCTTCGGCGAGCAAGCCCTGACTTCCCATGTGATCGACAACTTCTTTTCGCGCTTTCATGATGTCTTCGCGATTGTGAAAGTTGCGGATGATGAGGTACCCGTCTTCTTCCATTCGCTGTCTCAATGCTTCCGTGTCTGTGAGGATGTCGTTGGATTCCCTCGGCGAGAAGATGGTTTCTCCAAATACGAGTTCTTTCCCGCTCATTCTGACTTTTGTGCCGTCGGGTGTTTGAAAAGTAGGCATGATGTACTCCTTATATCATTGGTTGGTTATTCCATTGCGGTCAGTTCTCATACATCCGTTTCGCAATGTCGGTGAGTTCGCGCGCGATACTAACATTTGCGGGGTCGTCAATGACGTTGCGAAATTCATTCGGGTCATTCTCCAGATCAAAGAGTTCAGAGCGCGCCCAGCTCAGATAATTGAGTTTCCAGCGGTTTGTGCGGACCATGAGGATTGGCGGTTTGCCCACATACCGATTGTCTCGCGTGAAGACACTGTGACAAAAATCGTATTCGGAGTAAACGTATTCGCGCGGCTGGTAGGTTCGGTTGTCAAATAGAGGGGCAAAACTGCGTCCGTGGATATTTTCAGGGACGGGCAGGTTGCACAATTCGGCGAGTGTGGGGTAGATATCCACGTGTTCGACGAGGTGATTGTGCGAGGTGTTGGCTTGTATGTCTCCGGGCAGGCGGATGATGAGTGGTACGCAGACCGATTGTTCATACATGTTGTGTTTGGTCCACATGCGATGGGCACCGGCCATTTCGCCGTGGTCTGAGGTATAGACGATGATGGTGTTCTGGTCGAGGCCGAGGTCGTAGAGTGTGTCGAGCACTTTGCCGATGCACGCGTCCATCTGGCTGATGTTGCCGTAGTATCCGGCGAGTGCGTGGCCGAGTTCTTCGTCTGTTTGCGCGTACCACCCCCGCTGTTTGGAGCGCATGAGGTGGCCTTCAAAGCCGGTTTCCAGCGCGTTGTCACTGCGTTGGGGCAAGGTGAGGGTTTCGGGATTGTAGAGGTCGAAGTATTGCTGCATCGGGACGAGGGGCGTGTGCGGCATGAAGTAGGATGACCAGAGGATAAAGGGTTTGTCGGGGTCCCTTTTTTCGCGCAGATACCGCACGGTTTCGTCGGCGTAATACGTGTCTTGAAAATAGCGCGCAGATAATTTGGATGGTCGTCCCGATGTGCCACCTCCGCCGCCCTGGTCCCGCTGGAGTTCCCGCCATTCTTCGTCTGTGAGTGTTTTTCTGAAGTCCCCTATTTCCAGGCGGTAGTCAAATCCGTGTTTCTGCG contains:
- a CDS encoding HigA family addiction module antidote protein gives rise to the protein MSIPNIHKREIPPTHPGEMLREDFMPDYHLTPTSLASALGVSRQTVHDLLKEKRAVTPLMALRLSRLFGNSPEFWSRAQQARNLWESEQQYLSDLNHIHRLTPQ
- a CDS encoding deacylase → MGELLRVEHLRAESGQRTDGYLKVAEMQDGSPARVPVSLINGAEEGPTVYLQAISDGDELNGISVIRQVLKRLDPTVMSGRVIAVLIVNFHAFHAHQAFSPVDEKKMNRCFPGRKDGTSSERIAFRLFHNAVLQSDYCIDLHQGGRRPMIDEVRVRVDRRKRIHRVCMEMAQVFGIGYILDQRGPEGQLARSAPDEGIPTIDPELGGCLGWDRESIQKGITGVENVLKYYGVIPGEPFIPRKQVVVDGFLTVLANRGGFIEFHAQHYDHLQKDDPVADITDPFGNVLETLRAPEESIFWSENLLPMVSSGQMVATLGKNIRYV
- a CDS encoding arylsulfatase translates to MSSPNVVFVITDDQGYSDLGCHGNDIIQTPNLDELYTESVRFTNYHVGPTCAPTRAGIMTGRYCNCTGVWHTIAGRSLLRKDETTIADFFKAAGYRTGMFGKWHLGDNYPFHPHNRGFDTVVYHGGGGVHQTPDYWGNTYFNDTYFRNGVPEKFRGYCTDIWFDEAKKFIEDCGDTPFFCYIPTNAPHGPFNIADHYRELYNSDGLPGQRDRFYGMITNIDENVGLMRDFLREKELEENTIFIFMTDNGTANGCTLDGNGYVTDGFNDGMRGKKGSEYEGGHRVPFFFHWPAGGYTSGRDIDTLIANIDFLPTLCDLCDVPISDGARERINGTSVSPLLEGTDNWPERTIVTDSQRVENPIKWRKCATMTQRWRLINGEELYDMDNDHGQRHNVAEQHPDVVAELRQQYEDWWALVSERFGEDVPIIVGSESEPISVITTHDWHNENSDSAWNQGAIRRGMECNGRWAIDVAEAGDYTFELRRWPREEDRAITEGIPGKLTPYYGGNAIPVSTARIKVAGEEQSQSIGSEDKGIAFTCTLQAGETSLETELTDGNGISLGAYYVYVERV
- a CDS encoding phytanoyl-CoA dioxygenase family protein; protein product: MPTFQTPDGTKVRMSGKELVFGETIFSPRESNDILTDTEALRQRMEEDGYLIIRNFHNREDIMKARKEVVDHMGSQGLLAEGSTLEDAIIGDRKRSMRFKDSLVKTWPGFLNIVDGKNTMDFFGRFLGGPALSLDHKWLRAVRTGGNAGMHCDIVYMGAGTNNLYTMWTALGDISLDMGPLALCLGSHKLEHLRNTYGASDAHDDLIQGAFSNDPYDVIETLGTTWAATPFQAGDVVIFGMYFMHASLENTTNRFRISSDTRYQLATEATDQRHMGKDPDVIPKADLSERKSIEEYRAEWGLAKETA
- a CDS encoding sulfatase-like hydrolase/transferase; its protein translation is MTNHRPNILFFCSDQHQTAASGCYGHAEVQTPNIDRIAASGIRFNRAYCQSPVCVPARGSIITSQYPHTHGARILQDALSPNTHTIAHHFAEHGYQTGAIGKMHFVDETQKHGFDYRLEIGDFRKTLTDEEWRELQRDQGGGGGTSGRPSKLSARYFQDTYYADETVRYLREKRDPDKPFILWSSYFMPHTPLVPMQQYFDLYNPETLTLPQRSDNALETGFEGHLMRSKQRGWYAQTDEELGHALAGYYGNISQMDACIGKVLDTLYDLGLDQNTIIVYTSDHGEMAGAHRMWTKHNMYEQSVCVPLIIRLPGDIQANTSHNHLVEHVDIYPTLAELCNLPVPENIHGRSFAPLFDNRTYQPREYVYSEYDFCHSVFTRDNRYVGKPPILMVRTNRWKLNYLSWARSELFDLENDPNEFRNVIDDPANVSIARELTDIAKRMYEN